In Oscillatoria acuminata PCC 6304, a single window of DNA contains:
- the recG gene encoding ATP-dependent DNA helicase RecG yields the protein MKAESLDWSRLQKALSVEAQRGFTDVVGSQYRFSEFLQISLKDSPANLVSADLRRWQSIAAEFGRYPELTLEKRQALVSHTRLFLLDMERICTNTPPPHNGSVQKHRLVEQPPTSSMRSPSISPREPLSTSQSNTNRSTASVSLNQALSQVSGIGSRNADKLAKLGLYTIYDLLYNFPRDHVDYARQVNIKELEAGETVTIIGTVKRCDCFSSPRNKKLTILNLVIKDNTGQIKLCRFFAGRQSNRGWQEIQKRMYPTGAVVAASGLVKTSKYGVSLDNPQIEVLDESGTIESLSVGRVVPIYALTEGVTADIVRKAVKSVIPHVKLLGDPLPDSLRSRYQLMGLQEAVSQIHFPGDRDILEEARRRLVFDEFFYLQLGLLHRRQGLRETQTGAVLSGKGKLINKFYKLLPFKLTNAQQRVIAEILEDLQKPKPMNRLVQGDVGAGKTVVAVVAILAAIQAGYQAAFMAPTEVLAEQHYKKLVNWFNLLHLPVELLTGSTKTAKRKQILPQLETGELPVLVGTHALIQDPVNFHKLGLIVIDEQHRFGVGQRAKLQQKGEDPHVLTMTATPIPRTLALTLHGDLDVSQIDELPPGRQAIQTTIFSGKERTHAYDLIKREVVQGRQVYVVLPLVEESEKLDLKSAIEEYQRLQEVIFPEFKVGLLHGRMSSAEKEEAIGLFRDGHTQILVSTTVVEVGVDVPNASVMLIENAERFGLSQLHQLRGRVGRGAEKSYCILMTHPKATSDARDRLNVMEQSQDGFLIAEMDMRLRGPGEVMGTRQSGVPDFVLASLVEDKEILILARDAAEKVINKDPTLERWPVLKSELDKRYQKLLGGAILT from the coding sequence GTGAAAGCAGAATCACTAGATTGGAGTCGATTGCAAAAAGCCTTGTCTGTCGAAGCACAACGGGGATTTACCGATGTTGTCGGGAGTCAATATCGCTTTAGCGAATTTCTTCAGATTAGTTTAAAAGACTCTCCTGCCAACCTCGTATCGGCAGATCTTCGCCGTTGGCAAAGCATCGCCGCAGAATTTGGACGATATCCAGAACTGACCCTCGAAAAGCGACAAGCCTTGGTGTCACATACTCGCTTGTTTCTTCTGGATATGGAACGAATTTGTACAAACACACCACCCCCTCACAACGGCAGTGTCCAAAAGCACAGGCTGGTAGAACAACCTCCCACCTCATCGATGCGATCGCCTAGCATCTCCCCGAGAGAACCCCTCTCAACCAGCCAGTCTAACACCAACCGTTCCACCGCCTCAGTCTCCCTCAACCAAGCCTTAAGTCAAGTCAGCGGCATTGGATCACGCAACGCCGACAAATTAGCCAAATTAGGGCTTTATACTATCTACGATCTCCTCTACAACTTCCCTCGGGACCATGTTGATTATGCCCGCCAGGTGAATATCAAAGAACTCGAAGCTGGAGAAACGGTCACCATTATTGGTACAGTCAAACGATGTGATTGCTTTAGCAGTCCACGCAATAAGAAATTAACTATTTTAAATCTGGTTATTAAAGATAATACCGGACAAATCAAACTCTGTCGATTTTTTGCTGGACGCCAAAGCAATCGCGGGTGGCAGGAAATTCAAAAGCGAATGTATCCGACTGGTGCAGTGGTTGCCGCCTCTGGGTTAGTCAAAACCAGTAAATATGGCGTATCCCTGGATAATCCCCAAATCGAAGTGCTAGATGAAAGCGGCACCATTGAATCCCTCTCCGTGGGACGAGTTGTTCCCATCTATGCCTTAACCGAAGGGGTGACTGCTGATATTGTGAGAAAAGCGGTCAAGAGTGTGATACCTCATGTCAAGTTACTGGGTGACCCTCTGCCGGACAGCCTGCGATCGCGCTATCAGTTGATGGGATTACAGGAAGCCGTTTCTCAAATCCACTTTCCGGGCGATCGGGACATCCTCGAAGAAGCCCGTCGCCGCCTCGTCTTCGATGAATTCTTCTACCTGCAACTCGGACTCCTCCATCGTCGCCAAGGACTCCGAGAAACCCAAACCGGCGCAGTCTTATCCGGCAAAGGCAAACTCATCAATAAATTTTATAAACTCCTCCCCTTCAAACTCACCAATGCTCAACAGCGAGTCATTGCGGAAATCCTGGAAGACTTGCAAAAACCCAAACCCATGAATCGACTCGTCCAAGGGGATGTGGGTGCCGGTAAAACCGTCGTTGCCGTCGTTGCCATCTTAGCCGCCATTCAAGCCGGATATCAAGCCGCATTCATGGCACCCACGGAAGTATTAGCCGAACAACATTATAAAAAATTAGTCAATTGGTTTAACCTCCTGCATCTCCCCGTTGAACTGCTTACCGGGTCTACAAAAACTGCCAAACGCAAACAAATCCTCCCCCAATTAGAAACCGGAGAATTACCCGTTTTAGTGGGAACCCATGCCTTAATTCAAGACCCTGTAAACTTCCACAAACTCGGACTAATCGTCATCGATGAACAGCATCGATTTGGAGTGGGACAACGGGCAAAACTGCAACAAAAAGGCGAAGACCCTCATGTTTTAACCATGACCGCTACTCCCATTCCCCGTACTCTTGCCCTTACCTTACATGGGGATTTAGACGTCAGTCAAATCGATGAATTGCCACCGGGGAGACAAGCGATTCAAACCACCATTTTCTCAGGGAAAGAACGCACCCATGCTTATGATTTAATCAAGCGGGAAGTCGTCCAAGGGAGACAGGTGTATGTGGTGTTGCCATTAGTGGAAGAATCGGAGAAATTAGATTTAAAATCGGCAATAGAAGAGTATCAAAGACTGCAAGAGGTGATTTTCCCAGAATTTAAAGTGGGATTGCTGCATGGGAGAATGTCCTCAGCAGAAAAAGAAGAGGCGATCGGGCTGTTTCGCGATGGACATACCCAAATCTTAGTCTCTACCACCGTAGTTGAGGTGGGGGTAGACGTTCCCAATGCCAGCGTCATGCTCATCGAAAATGCCGAACGATTTGGCTTATCGCAATTGCACCAATTGCGAGGAAGAGTCGGACGGGGTGCAGAGAAATCCTATTGTATCTTAATGACCCATCCCAAAGCCACTTCCGATGCGCGCGATCGCCTCAACGTCATGGAACAATCCCAAGACGGCTTTTTAATTGCGGAAATGGACATGAGATTGCGCGGACCTGGAGAAGTCATGGGAACGAGACAATCGGGCGTCCCGGATTTTGTCTTAGCGAGTTTGGTTGAGGATAAAGAGATATTAATTTTAGCCAGAGACGCGGCAGAAAAGGTGATTAATAAAGACCCGACTTTAGAGAGATGGCCGGTGTTAAAGAGTGAGTTAGATAAGCGGTATCAGAAATTGTTGGGTGGGGCGATTTTGACGTAG
- a CDS encoding eIF2A-related protein produces MSENISDADVMNQNQRALAELIWALEMSLGQFKLMLVRCNYDTLRELQVQQLHRACSLNIREIVLEPTVKQVYSTLGDRLGGETPDALMVFGLESSTALEAVLTSLNQVRDEFRKNYPFPVVFWINDEVSVQLTRLAPDFESWASLTQFEIVPTDLLSALNEESDRLFAEVFAAGNQRFVSNKEIFGKRYPFEMTLALQDLEKAGQPLTPELEATLPFVWGREAYTCDRMDEALGYYHHSLQLWQKLAGEGVREYAAAVIYHIGLCYARKAELDRGNSEGYWKQAQSSFQQCLESFEAAGRPDLVAQFIGQLGEALRQLNDYSSLQELAQTAIKLHEKSGNLVQLARDYGFLAQVALHQQDWNHAQELAEKALEILATDSEQEQQHQGLYLLLLARSLRQLGETGEACDRMEEAAKGDPEDDPQLYIEILEELRSLYYEQSQYVQAFNRKQERLSIEQQFGLRAFIGAGRLESQRQARSQPTPTESQGSIAREILASGRQKDVERLIQRIGTNQYKLTVIHGQSGVGKSSLVQAGLLPALKKTIIGDRDLLPVAQRLYTDWAKTLGQALSEALGERGIKVDAIPDSVDQVLERLRQNEAKHLRTVLIFDQFEEFFFVCKEPEKRLKFFEFLGDCFQISFVKVVLSLREDYIHYLLEYNSLPGFGAIDHDILSKHTLYAVGNFSTADAVDIIRSLSDRAHFPLEPELIQAVVTDLAENLNAVRPIELQIVGAQLQTDDITTLTEYQQLGPNPKEQLVQGYLKEVVRDCGPQNQEIAEIILYLLTDENNTRPLKTRADLESDLKVLVTDLVNEPERLDLILYVLVNSGLVFLLPECPSDRYQLVHDYVVAFIRQNQGQQAKKELEEERTKRKQSEERLLILQEANQILAEAQKKARRIVRLGLIGFALISLGAGTFLFTVMQEAERAQIQSLNSESKALLLSNDRVRALIASINASQIILQTKALPDNLKQEIFQQLQKIVLTDIQLGNTLVGHKDGVIRLSFSPDGQSLASASIDKTIKLWRLDGTIINTFRGHTNSVTDVSFSPNGQQIASASFDGTIKLWKPDGTLVNSMAGEKEVFNSVSFSPNSQIVVATTSFTNRIKLWRTEDGTLIRTLEGHKNWVTDSSFSPDGQTLVSADYSGVIKLWRVDGTLRQTFQGHNDRIYQIIFSPDGQQIASASMDQTIKIWKSDGTLITTLAGHRDRVNSISFSPDGKTLASASNDRTVNLWDTQFGILRSTIKAHDGFGWDVRFSPDGNTLASASSDRTIKLWRLDSPWLKILAGHTNGVTSVSFSTDSTLIASGSYDKTLRIWDRDGNSRLEIPAHNKEISSVSFSPDNEMIASGSYDEKIKLWKRDGTLIKTLEGHKGVIQSVSFSPDGQRIASAGYDKTVKIWQRDGNLMLTLKDFSEVVSVVNFSPDSQILAVGSGNEVSLWQLDGKRLAILDGHSQRINSISFSHDGQWIATASADTTIKLWRRDGTLIQTLNTTNVAVYDAIFSPGDRTLVSAHQDGTISLWRRELDSEKWEESPYQILAKHEESVYSLSFSGDGQTLASASQDRTIILWNWQNVESATLSTLIQSGCAELQDYLQHNPSVRAKDKNLCSSILKIMR; encoded by the coding sequence ATGAGTGAGAATATATCTGATGCGGATGTCATGAATCAAAATCAGCGGGCATTGGCGGAACTGATCTGGGCGCTGGAAATGTCCCTGGGACAATTTAAGCTGATGTTGGTGCGGTGTAATTATGACACCTTGCGCGAGTTGCAGGTGCAACAACTACATCGAGCCTGTTCGTTGAATATTCGGGAAATTGTCCTAGAACCCACGGTGAAACAGGTGTATTCCACCTTGGGCGATCGCCTGGGTGGGGAAACTCCAGATGCCTTGATGGTATTTGGATTGGAGTCTTCAACGGCCTTGGAGGCGGTGCTCACTTCCCTCAACCAAGTGCGAGATGAATTTAGAAAGAACTACCCCTTTCCGGTGGTGTTTTGGATCAATGACGAAGTGTCGGTGCAGTTAACCCGATTAGCCCCAGATTTTGAGAGTTGGGCCAGTTTGACTCAATTTGAGATCGTCCCTACAGATTTACTTTCGGCCCTCAACGAGGAGAGCGATCGCCTATTTGCAGAGGTGTTCGCTGCGGGAAATCAGCGCTTTGTGAGCAATAAAGAGATTTTTGGGAAGCGCTATCCGTTTGAAATGACCTTAGCGTTACAGGATTTGGAAAAGGCGGGTCAGCCGTTGACCCCTGAGTTGGAAGCAACGTTGCCGTTTGTCTGGGGTCGTGAGGCTTATACCTGCGATCGCATGGATGAGGCATTAGGCTACTATCACCACAGCTTACAATTGTGGCAGAAACTGGCTGGCGAAGGGGTGCGGGAATATGCGGCAGCGGTGATTTATCACATCGGATTGTGTTACGCTCGCAAGGCGGAACTGGACCGAGGGAATAGTGAAGGGTACTGGAAACAAGCCCAGTCCTCGTTCCAACAGTGCCTAGAGTCCTTTGAGGCAGCGGGAAGACCCGACTTGGTGGCCCAATTTATCGGTCAGCTTGGGGAAGCCTTGCGCCAATTAAATGACTATTCCAGCTTGCAGGAACTGGCACAAACTGCCATAAAATTACACGAAAAATCAGGAAATTTGGTGCAGTTGGCCCGAGATTACGGATTTTTAGCCCAAGTGGCTCTACATCAGCAGGATTGGAACCATGCTCAAGAACTTGCAGAAAAGGCTCTAGAAATTTTAGCCACCGACTCCGAACAAGAACAACAGCATCAGGGATTATATTTGCTGCTGTTAGCGCGGAGTTTGCGACAATTAGGGGAGACTGGGGAAGCCTGCGATCGCATGGAAGAGGCGGCGAAGGGTGACCCGGAGGATGATCCGCAGTTATATATTGAAATTTTGGAGGAGTTGCGATCGCTATACTACGAGCAATCGCAGTATGTTCAAGCATTTAATCGCAAGCAAGAACGACTCTCGATTGAGCAGCAATTTGGGTTACGGGCGTTTATTGGTGCGGGACGGTTGGAATCTCAACGACAAGCGCGATCGCAACCGACGCCAACGGAGTCTCAGGGAAGCATCGCCCGAGAGATTCTCGCCTCGGGACGGCAAAAAGACGTAGAACGGTTAATCCAACGGATCGGCACAAATCAATACAAACTGACGGTGATTCACGGTCAATCGGGGGTGGGGAAAAGTTCTTTGGTGCAAGCGGGATTACTGCCAGCATTGAAAAAAACCATCATTGGCGATCGGGATCTGTTACCCGTGGCACAACGGCTGTACACTGATTGGGCAAAAACCTTGGGTCAAGCATTAAGTGAGGCCCTAGGAGAACGGGGAATTAAAGTTGATGCCATCCCCGATTCCGTGGATCAGGTGCTGGAACGGTTGCGTCAAAATGAAGCCAAGCATTTGCGAACCGTGCTAATTTTTGACCAATTTGAAGAGTTTTTCTTTGTTTGTAAGGAACCGGAAAAGCGCTTAAAATTCTTTGAGTTTTTGGGGGATTGTTTTCAGATTAGTTTTGTGAAGGTGGTGCTATCCTTGAGGGAGGATTATATCCATTATTTGTTGGAGTATAATTCCCTGCCTGGATTTGGGGCGATCGACCATGATATTCTGAGTAAACATACGTTGTATGCAGTCGGCAATTTTTCCACGGCAGATGCAGTAGATATTATTCGCAGTTTGAGCGATCGGGCGCATTTTCCCTTAGAACCGGAATTAATTCAGGCAGTAGTCACCGACTTAGCCGAAAATTTAAACGCCGTCCGTCCGATTGAGTTACAAATTGTTGGCGCACAACTGCAAACCGATGATATAACCACTCTGACTGAGTATCAGCAACTCGGACCTAACCCGAAAGAACAACTGGTACAGGGCTATTTAAAAGAAGTGGTCCGAGATTGCGGCCCCCAAAACCAAGAGATTGCCGAAATCATTTTGTATTTGCTCACCGATGAGAATAATACTCGGCCCCTCAAAACTCGGGCTGATTTGGAAAGCGATCTGAAAGTTTTAGTAACTGATTTGGTGAACGAACCTGAGCGACTAGATTTAATTCTTTATGTTTTAGTGAACTCTGGGCTAGTGTTTTTGTTGCCAGAATGTCCGAGCGATCGGTATCAATTAGTCCATGATTATGTTGTGGCTTTTATCCGACAAAATCAAGGCCAACAAGCCAAGAAAGAACTAGAAGAGGAGCGGACGAAAAGAAAGCAAAGTGAAGAACGTCTACTGATTTTGCAAGAGGCAAATCAGATATTAGCAGAAGCACAAAAGAAAGCCAGACGAATAGTCCGATTAGGGCTAATTGGATTTGCACTCATATCCCTGGGCGCTGGAACCTTCTTGTTTACAGTCATGCAAGAAGCTGAACGTGCACAGATTCAATCCCTCAATTCTGAATCAAAGGCACTATTGCTATCAAATGATCGCGTTCGAGCCTTAATAGCAAGTATCAATGCAAGCCAAATAATTTTACAAACAAAAGCCTTGCCAGATAATCTTAAACAAGAAATCTTCCAGCAACTCCAAAAGATAGTTTTGACTGACATTCAATTAGGAAATACTCTAGTCGGACATAAAGATGGAGTTATACGGCTCAGTTTCAGTCCTGACGGCCAGAGTTTGGCTTCTGCGAGTATTGATAAAACTATCAAACTGTGGAGACTGGATGGGACTATAATTAATACTTTTAGAGGACACACTAATTCAGTCACTGATGTTAGCTTTAGTCCTAATGGTCAACAAATCGCCTCGGCCAGCTTTGATGGAACAATCAAACTCTGGAAACCCGATGGGACGTTAGTGAATTCGATGGCTGGAGAAAAGGAGGTTTTCAACAGTGTGAGTTTTAGTCCTAACAGCCAGATAGTAGTAGCAACGACCTCGTTTACTAATCGAATTAAACTCTGGCGAACGGAGGATGGTACTTTAATTCGCACCCTGGAAGGACATAAAAATTGGGTGACGGATAGTAGTTTCAGCCCTGATGGACAAACGTTAGTGTCTGCGGATTATAGTGGGGTGATTAAACTTTGGCGAGTAGATGGAACTTTACGTCAAACTTTTCAAGGGCATAATGATCGCATTTATCAGATAATTTTCAGTCCAGATGGTCAGCAAATAGCTTCCGCCAGTATGGATCAAACCATTAAAATATGGAAGTCTGATGGGACACTTATCACGACTCTGGCAGGCCATCGGGATAGAGTCAATAGTATCAGCTTCAGTCCCGATGGAAAAACCCTTGCCTCTGCCAGTAATGACAGAACTGTTAATCTATGGGACACACAATTTGGCATCTTACGCTCAACTATAAAAGCACACGATGGTTTTGGGTGGGATGTCCGTTTCAGTCCGGATGGAAATACCCTAGCTTCTGCGAGTAGCGATCGCACTATCAAACTTTGGCGACTCGACAGTCCCTGGTTAAAAATCCTGGCAGGACATACTAATGGAGTGACCAGTGTTAGTTTTAGCACTGATAGTACATTAATTGCTTCTGGTAGTTATGACAAAACTCTCCGGATTTGGGACCGAGACGGCAATTCTCGGCTAGAAATTCCTGCTCATAATAAAGAAATTTCTAGCGTCAGTTTCAGTCCTGATAATGAAATGATTGCGTCTGGGAGTTATGATGAAAAGATAAAGTTATGGAAGCGAGACGGAACGCTGATTAAAACATTAGAAGGTCATAAAGGAGTAATCCAGAGTGTCAGTTTCAGTCCTGATGGGCAACGAATTGCGTCTGCTGGTTATGATAAAACTGTAAAAATTTGGCAAAGGGACGGCAACTTGATGCTGACCTTGAAGGATTTTAGTGAGGTTGTTTCCGTCGTGAATTTCAGTCCCGATAGTCAGATCCTAGCTGTCGGTAGTGGAAATGAGGTTAGCCTTTGGCAACTGGATGGCAAGCGACTCGCAATACTTGATGGGCATAGTCAAAGAATTAATAGCATTAGTTTTAGCCACGATGGTCAGTGGATTGCGACAGCTAGTGCAGATACAACCATTAAACTTTGGCGGCGAGATGGTACCTTGATTCAAACTTTAAATACTACGAATGTGGCGGTGTATGATGCCATCTTTAGTCCGGGCGATCGCACTCTTGTCTCAGCTCACCAGGATGGTACGATCTCATTATGGCGTCGCGAATTGGATTCTGAAAAGTGGGAAGAGAGTCCGTACCAGATTCTTGCCAAGCATGAAGAAAGTGTCTATAGCTTAAGTTTCAGTGGTGACGGTCAGACCCTAGCATCGGCCAGTCAAGACAGAACGATAATTCTGTGGAATTGGCAAAATGTGGAGTCAGCGACTCTCTCTACGTTAATTCAGTCCGGTTGTGCAGAACTACAGGACTATCTACAGCATAACCCCTCGGTTAGGGCAAAAGACAAAAATCTCTGTTCTAGTATCCTGAAAATCATGAGGTAG
- a CDS encoding AAA family ATPase, which produces MMVDLKQFFQATNPSKTLFVEDSELDRQYYIDFSSVRGGQIIEDLRDNITLWSPEEPTCQLFTGHIGCGKSTELLRLKAELEREGFHVVYFESSQDLEMGDIDVGDILLAIAKRVSESLDRLTLEEPKRLKSILQGAAKLLQTEIKLEELDGTIGPAQITANKEGVTVVAMGIAKITAKVKASPDLRSKLRGYLEPQTNGIIDAINKELLEPAIAKLKQHGKKGLVAIVDNLDKVDSAPKPWGRPQQEYLFVDRGEQLRSLHCHLVYTMPLALRFSNDFGTLMERFMIKPQMLPMVPVLCRDGSENAAGMDFLRQLVLARAFPQLDPEKRLEKITAIFEDAQTLDRLCQISGGHVRNVLRMLNDSIKKQRGLPIARQTLEEVIGAYRNERTLAVTDEEWELLRLVMERKKVAGDDGYHTLIRSMFVYEYQDAAGSWFDINPILA; this is translated from the coding sequence ATGATGGTTGATTTAAAGCAATTCTTTCAGGCTACCAATCCGAGTAAGACCCTATTTGTCGAAGATTCGGAACTAGATCGGCAATATTATATTGATTTTTCCTCCGTGCGTGGGGGCCAAATTATTGAGGATTTAAGGGATAACATTACCCTCTGGTCCCCAGAAGAACCCACCTGTCAATTGTTCACCGGACATATCGGCTGCGGGAAGTCCACGGAGTTGCTGCGTCTCAAGGCGGAGTTAGAACGGGAGGGGTTTCATGTTGTTTATTTCGAGTCGTCCCAAGACTTGGAAATGGGCGATATCGATGTGGGGGATATTTTGCTGGCGATCGCCAAGCGAGTCAGTGAAAGTCTCGATCGCCTCACCCTAGAAGAACCCAAACGCCTGAAAAGCATCCTCCAAGGCGCAGCTAAACTGTTACAAACTGAAATTAAATTAGAAGAACTAGACGGCACAATAGGTCCAGCTCAAATCACCGCCAATAAAGAAGGGGTGACGGTTGTAGCAATGGGGATTGCCAAAATTACCGCCAAGGTGAAAGCCAGTCCCGATCTTCGCAGTAAATTAAGAGGATATCTAGAACCCCAAACCAATGGGATTATCGATGCCATTAATAAAGAATTGCTCGAACCGGCGATCGCCAAGCTGAAACAGCATGGCAAAAAAGGACTCGTGGCGATCGTGGATAATTTGGACAAGGTGGATAGTGCTCCCAAACCTTGGGGACGCCCTCAACAAGAATATTTATTTGTCGATCGCGGTGAACAGTTGCGATCGCTCCACTGTCACCTGGTTTATACCATGCCCCTAGCGTTGCGATTCTCCAACGACTTCGGCACCCTGATGGAACGGTTTATGATTAAACCCCAGATGCTACCGATGGTGCCGGTCCTCTGCCGAGATGGGAGTGAGAACGCCGCAGGCATGGACTTCCTGCGCCAACTGGTCCTCGCCCGAGCCTTTCCCCAGTTGGATCCAGAAAAGCGCCTGGAAAAAATTACGGCAATCTTTGAAGATGCACAGACCCTGGACCGCTTGTGCCAAATCAGTGGGGGTCATGTCCGCAATGTTTTGCGAATGCTCAACGATAGCATTAAAAAACAACGGGGACTGCCGATCGCTCGTCAAACCCTAGAAGAGGTGATTGGAGCCTATCGCAACGAACGCACCTTAGCGGTAACCGATGAAGAGTGGGAATTACTCCGGCTAGTCATGGAGCGAAAAAAGGTGGCTGGAGACGACGGCTATCACACTCTAATTCGCAGTATGTTCGTCTACGAGTATCAAGATGCCGCCGGGTCTTGGTTCGATATTAATCCAATTTTGGCATAA
- a CDS encoding phycobilisome rod-core linker polypeptide, with protein MALPLIEYAPKSQNQRVAGYEVGSEEQPKIYTTENLPSPTEMDEVIWASYRQIFSEHQILKSNRQTFSESQLRYGQITVRDFIRALATSDAFMRLNYETNSNYRFAEICVQRILGRDVYNEREKIAWSIVIATKGVEGFISAVLDSEEYLNNFGYNTVPYQRRRILPQQAKGETPFNLKTPRYGEYHRSQLGFPQVIWQSQVRRYVPQDKVARAGDPSLYMNMARNLNNAKGNPPSRVSTFNMNYEALVPRKK; from the coding sequence GTGGCATTACCTTTGATAGAGTACGCTCCTAAGAGCCAAAACCAGCGGGTTGCTGGATATGAAGTGGGAAGCGAAGAGCAACCCAAAATTTATACCACCGAAAACCTTCCCTCTCCTACCGAGATGGATGAAGTAATTTGGGCCAGCTACCGCCAAATCTTCAGCGAACACCAAATCCTCAAGAGCAACCGCCAAACCTTCTCGGAATCTCAACTGAGATATGGTCAAATCACGGTTCGCGATTTCATTCGCGCTTTGGCGACCTCGGATGCCTTCATGCGGCTCAACTACGAGACCAACAGCAACTACCGTTTCGCCGAAATTTGCGTCCAGCGCATTTTAGGCCGCGACGTTTACAACGAACGCGAAAAAATTGCATGGTCTATCGTCATCGCCACCAAGGGTGTCGAAGGGTTTATCAGTGCTGTGCTCGATAGCGAAGAGTACCTGAACAACTTTGGGTACAATACCGTTCCCTATCAGCGTCGCCGGATTCTACCCCAACAGGCTAAAGGCGAAACCCCCTTTAACCTGAAGACCCCCCGTTATGGTGAGTACCACCGTTCTCAGTTGGGCTTCCCACAAGTCATCTGGCAAAGCCAAGTGCGCCGCTACGTTCCCCAAGACAAGGTGGCTCGTGCGGGCGATCCGTCCCTCTATATGAATATGGCGCGTAACCTGAATAACGCCAAAGGTAACCCCCCCAGCCGTGTTTCTACGTTCAATATGAATTACGAAGCGCTGGTCCCCCGTAAGAAGTAA
- a CDS encoding phycobiliprotein lyase: MDAMEFFRRSAGKWRSQRTTHHLAFRRAELGDSEIRVETLDKDHPQVVGICELHQIDPQRAIGGAFVSWAGSMEWDQNDENHSGSTVFALVPEKDNPKAGKLLRERGYAEIVPVAGLYEMDEEEGLILVTEYETMSVVERFWFASPDLRLRTSTVTRFGGFSTASFCSESRIQVEANSGNSDSPSDSDKNARTTPQFQSAFGW; the protein is encoded by the coding sequence ATGGACGCAATGGAGTTTTTTCGCCGGAGTGCAGGGAAGTGGCGATCGCAGCGCACGACCCATCACCTTGCTTTCCGACGAGCGGAACTAGGAGATTCAGAAATCCGGGTGGAAACCTTAGACAAGGATCATCCCCAAGTTGTAGGAATCTGCGAGTTACATCAAATCGATCCGCAACGAGCAATCGGTGGAGCCTTTGTCTCCTGGGCGGGTTCAATGGAATGGGACCAAAATGATGAAAATCACTCGGGTTCCACCGTCTTTGCTTTGGTCCCGGAAAAGGACAACCCCAAAGCTGGAAAACTCCTCAGAGAGCGGGGTTATGCCGAGATAGTGCCCGTGGCCGGTTTGTATGAAATGGATGAGGAAGAAGGTCTGATTCTAGTGACGGAATATGAAACCATGAGTGTCGTAGAACGGTTCTGGTTTGCCAGTCCGGATCTGCGACTGCGAACGAGTACCGTCACCCGGTTTGGGGGGTTCAGTACGGCTTCATTCTGTAGCGAAAGCCGGATCCAGGTCGAAGCCAACTCAGGTAACAGTGATTCCCCCTCTGACTCTGACAAGAATGCCCGAACCACCCCCCAATTCCAATCCGCCTTCGGCTGGTAA
- a CDS encoding NblA/ycf18 family protein, giving the protein MDMPTNLSLEQEFKLQLLKEQVRGLTQEQAQEYLLEVLRQNMVKDNMFKYLLKKSA; this is encoded by the coding sequence ATGGATATGCCAACAAATTTGAGCTTGGAACAAGAATTTAAACTTCAACTCCTAAAAGAACAAGTCAGGGGCCTAACTCAAGAGCAAGCCCAGGAATATTTACTCGAAGTCTTGCGGCAAAATATGGTCAAGGACAATATGTTTAAATACCTGCTCAAAAAGTCAGCGTAG